One Arachis hypogaea cultivar Tifrunner chromosome 18, arahy.Tifrunner.gnm2.J5K5, whole genome shotgun sequence genomic window, ATGGGAATTTAGATGCTTAGCAAAAATCTATCTTTATTTCCAGGAAAGAGTTTCAGATGCTGGCGCAAAGTCATCTCACTTTCCTGCTCGTTCCAATGTTCCCCCGTATGCTCCTCCTATGATTACAATGGACAATGATGATGGTATCCCTTGTACAGGTCAGGCTCCGTAACTTCTGAGTGGTCTCATTGCTTAGGATGGTGTGGTTTGTGATTACAGGCTTCTTTCCAACATAAGCATTTGTTTCACCTTTGAAGCATCTCATGTACTTTACGTAGTTTTTGAATGTTCAAGCAGCTTTATCTTATTTGAATTGGTCTTTTGGCAGCAATCGGAGGTCCCACTGGCGAGCTATTGGAACAAAATGCACAGGCATTGAATCAGATCTCTGCTAATCTTTCTTCTTTTATGGTGGGTTAATAACAGTTTTGACcgattttaatttatgaaaatgaCCACATGAACAAAAACAGGATTTGCATATTTTCTCTTTCATGTTATTGTTTTTTTCCATATACTGTTCTAATTTATTCAACAATCTAGTATCATGAATCTTTTAAGAGTTTGTAAAACAGCGGAAATGACTATAGTTGGGATATCTTGTTATTACGAAACTAGGGTTCTCATCTATCGGTGTCCTTTCCATTCTTAGGCCATTCTTTGCAGCTGACTTcgaatttccttttctttccgaTTTTCTTTTCAGATACAAGATAATATCAATCTTTTCTGCCAAACCAGAGACAACATCCTTAAAATCATGAATGAGTAAGTCATACTGTTTAATATATcttgaaattatattatttaatattttctttaagTTTAATTTGACTCGAGTATAAATACTtgctttcttcttctctattttcaTGGCAGGTTGAACGATTCGCCAGAAGTGATGAAGCAAATGCCGCCTCTTCCTGTGAAGGTGAACGACGATCTAGCGAATTCCATACTTCCAAGAACTACTCTCCCAACACAATCATGATGCTACTTTATCATCCCTTTTTTCCATATTTCTGCCTTCAGTGGAACTCAATTCATATTCTGCCTCTGATCGGGATAATAACTGCCAATCACTGAATCAAGTTGACTCAAGATTTACCAGTTggaggaaaaaagagaaaagaaaaaggagagatataatgaaataattgttgataatTAAGTTGTACtagtcttcaatttttttttgttaattctgttTTGCAAATGTTGGCTGTTTTTCTCTTGTTCTTATTGGCTCTAACCTTAGTTGGAACTATAGGAATTATTAGTGTTTTTGTTAttaattgagttcaattaaatTTAGTAGATGATTGATCAATAAGTAGTGCTATAATTCCATTTATCGTCCATGGTATTTTGTTTGCAGATCTTAATGTTGTTCATATTGTTTTAAATTATAGATGTATTTACCTTGTATGTTTCCTTCAAGTGTAATTGGATTGCATTCTCCCCTCCCCCTGCAAATCCCATATTTCCAATTTTCATTTGAACTGAtaataaagatataattttttgacCTGATTAAAGATTAGACAAGGGTAAGCATTGGACAGGGTAAGATTCAGTTTAAAGTTTAAACTTCATTTTAAacagagtaaagtatcgtttttgttcccaacgtttggaggtaagtctcaaagttatccctaacgtttgaatcgtcctatttaagttcttaaggttttaaaattgactcaatgttgtcctgccgtatTAACGGAATTGACGGCGAcgacgggacaaaattgagacgattttaaaacgttagggacttaaataggataaACAAGTTCgggacaaaaacgatatatagaaataacttttaattttatcctttaataaaatcaattttttactgtatatagttattcaattattttttaatcacatctaagtaaattacacttaatcacattaattttattctaaataaattttttttttataattttagtcttACAAAtgtttactcatcataaaatatttgtagaataactagtacataaacttatggaaaaaaatgatacatatacaataaaataatgtGATTCTAATCATTTTATAAacatttcatgatgagtaaaaatcttttaagagtaaaattataaaaaaaaaaattatttagaatcaaagtaatgtgattaagtataatttacttaaatatgattaaaaaataattgaataactatgtaccgtaaaagattgatattggtgaaggttaaaattaaaattttttttatatattatttttgtccccaatgttttcgttctatttaagtccttaacgtttcaaaatcgtctcaattttatcTCGTCGTCAATTCCGTTAACAGATTTCTAACGGCAGGACAATATTgtttcaattttaaaacgttaagaacttaaataggacgattcaaaTGTTAAGGATAATTTTGAGACTTATCCCAAATgttgggacaaaaacaatactttacttttAAACATATTTGCAGGTTTAAACCCATTAACCCAAATTCTATGTGGATCATAAATCCCTCATTAATCTGAACTCAATCACAATATTTAATCGTTGTgcgaaaaataaatattatttatgatttattagcaAATTGAATTATTAGTTTAGTAATACTAAAAATACTTCTGTAAAAGAAAGGAATTTGActtcaaatttttatttgttcaacatgtgtatatatatttttatgaacatatacaataatattattattaagagTGGGGCCAAATATAAGAATTAGGTTTTAGGTTACTTAGCCAAGAAGTTATGGTATTATGTCATTAAGACATTAACTATTTCTGtaaaacaattaataataataatgataaaataatttttagttatagtgaactatataattgtttttatatGCTGGGTAACGTTAAATTTCATTGTTTTCCCAAGTGAAATATGATTTGTTCCATTATTTTTCTTTGTCTTGACAAAGAAGTTTGCCACAAATATTGAGTTGATGGTTGATATTACCCCACTAAGCATTTTCATTATGATTATTACTAGTTAATTGTGATTGGAATTTAGTCTTCATTTCAGGAGTACGTGTAGTACACACCATATTTGTGGTGCTTgtaaaaagttttaattctaagTTCTAACTAGTTGACTTTTTCAACGGCTCTTCTTGCACTTTCAATTGAACATTAAACTTCAAATATGTTGGAACCTTCCTTGTAATGCTTTTGATGGAGTCTATTTTGCATTTACTTTCGGTTAATGAAAGATGAAGTTTAATTGGAAGCAATGGCGTGGTCTCACGTAGCAACATGCAATGGAATTTATGGCTTTCGGCAAAGTTATCATTTAATAAATATCAAAACGTTTAAAGTAAGATATTCCAATAACTATATAATTCTTGGTGTTTAAGTAGaacaaaatataaattgataaaGCACACGGTTGGAATCACTTTTATTATCTTCTTGAAAAATAACCTTCCTTGCATGGTCAAAATTCGTGTGCTAGGTTATAAAAGTGCAATCTTATAACAAGTCTTTTATCTATTTCAAaataatacatttaaaaaaaaaaaagttacaattGATCTTTGATAGTTGATTAAAAAAAACTACATGAGTGAACAAAATCACTTTTAATGATATTTATTTAATCCGATGATACCGACATCATTATATTATCTTACAGATAATATTTTTGCGTTAAAAATATCGAAATAAAGTGTTATGACACTAGTATGTATAcggctaaaaaattttgatatggaaGCAAAACGAGTGATATACTTTAATATGGTAATTTTTGGTGTTCTTTTAAAGAGAAAAACCCAAATcagcccctgacaattacctcgaaagacaacgaggcccctgacaaaaaaaaacctcaacccggcccctgacaaaaaaaacccaacccggcccctgacaattacctcgaaaggacaacgaggcccctgtgccaaaaaaaatattttggcacaggggctaatcagtccccaaaaaaattatcaggggccggattgggtgttttttttttcttgggggcctcgttgtcctttcgagataattgtcaggggccggatggggtattcactcttttttaaattgtgggagtacacaaatcggacccttcGATTTGTGTCTACAAAGCTGAAAAAAATTCAGAGTACACAAATCAGAGAGTCCGATTTatgttaaaaattgaaaaaactcggagtacacaaatcggaccatgcgagttgtttgattttaaaattttccttAAGAAATCGCATGGTCCCACTTGTGGTTGGGCAAATATGAATTTTGGAAGCTAGAAAACGGACCATCCGTTTACTGATGGAGAACTCGCATGGTCCGAGTTCTATTCCATTGACATCACATAGTTTTCGAGTTCTATTCCACTGACACCACATAGCTGTAAAGCACCTGTATTTCCCATATCCGAATCCAACACCACTTTTGcttccatattcaaattaaaaagtgtATGTATACCTCTATCTTCTCGTAATATTTTaagaaagtattttttaaaaaatatatgaaaattaaattatcctaataaatttaatttatatcttttttttattgtgtatctaccttaattaatataatttttaaataaaatatttacatctTATGTATTATCGAATTAATTAGTCAAATatccattaaaaaataaaatctacaaataatattattatattatattatatttttcgaGTGCAAAAAAGATTGACACAACGCGTTTTGGTTCCAGTATGCATATATCTCTCTTCTCTCggaatattttaaaaaacaacTATATTATGCGTATGctaaaatcaatcactaatataaaatatatgttaaaatacaaaatatgcattgaaaataagttaaacaccacatatatttatacattttagtggttgattttgatataaaaatagtatttttgtttaagaaattatattctttgaaattatataaatattgatatttaatttctaaaattctaTTAATTGTAAATCATTGTTTGAATTAGTTAGTCAAatatctattaaaaaataaaatctacaaataatatcattttagaataataaaatatgaataatgattaaaaaacttaatttatttttttaattatctttctaatacttaaatgaataaaaatttaaatatatttaattttttttaaacattaaaaagataaaaaatataaatttttatctctttaaaaaataaaaaaataattaaaaagataagttaaaacttctaataatttttatataaattaataaaaagtaaaaaaaatactaatacaaACATGAATTAAATAGACATTTAATATGTTCCAAACCGATTCGTACGTACTAGTCAAATTGGCAATCACTGTTGCCTGTTGGTCCAAGTTGACAAAATACTCATGCCACGTCAGCATAGGTGTTTGATCCATGACCATATGTACTATTAATTAGACCCAAAAATGAGTAATTGTTCATTGAACCTTATTAAaggataactaatttaataatatgtatatCATTTTGGGATTTATTTGTCTGCCTTTTTTAGTTTTCTACTTTATAGAACCTGGCTGCTGCAACTTGCTTGATATATTAGATAGATACCCTTCCACTTTTGCGGCAGAAAATGGCTGCTATTTGCAATTCATGGAATGAACTAATTCGATTTCCTCGTGCATAAATAACCCATACCATATAATATAGTATTAATATTATCATATAACAGATTGATTTAATTATGTTGCTGATCTTTAtagttttatctaatttttaattaagtttttatatatattttttaattaaatttttatattatatcagaTTTTGCAATTAAATTTTTACTAtgacaaaaatattagaattaaccggatattctattaaattatacaaaatattcagtTAAGTATTAGATATATTCGTTCtgtttaacaaaatattctattaattttaatatttttgtcatGGTAaggatttaattataatatttgatatgatatagggattcaattaaaatatatatatatatatatatatatatatatatctaattaaaaatttaaaaaaactataaagactgatagaataattaaatctaacaGATTTCACACCTACTGCTAGATTATATGCTTATTACACAAAAAAAAAGGGGGTgaaaaatcattatatatttgtgcAATTCTATTTAGGTAATGCATAGAAATTAACTTACATATATAATATGAATTCAACTAGAAAATCAACTATTTTTCAACTAATATCAatcaacttttttaaaattattcttttactcTAAATTCTAATtcctaaatattaaatttaaaaaataaattctaaattctaaatcctaactctaaattctaaagtttaaaaaaaaatgaggatttaaaaaaaatatctaccCACATATTAATTCCACTAGCTAGTTTGTTTCCTTGACGAGAAAGTCAAGCCCTTTGTCATCATTTGACTTTAAGAggggaaaaaatgaagaaaatttATGGTTTTGTTTGTGAATTATACCAGATGCACCACCTTCAAAAAAGTAGGACCTTATACACAtaggattttttaaattaaaaatgacatttttttgACTTCTTTGTAGTTGTTATGTATCAGATCAGAAGTGGTTTAGGTTGAAAATTTGGACACTGAGAAATGAGAACATAACCCTCTGACTAGAGTGTTTGACACGgttttgtatattattttattatcactAATATTATTTCATTGACACACTGTTTTTGGATTCTTATTTTTTCAGTAAAGTTACTATACAAGTTTTGAAACCTTACCTATCACTTTAGGTagcaatttttttcttcttcttaatcACCAATTAAAGTTTAAAGCAGTAAAATTCAATTTTGCTGACAAGGGGTTGactataaattaaaaaagttgTGCCAAAACTATGCAAAATCTAATCTtggttaatatttaattaaccaACTAACCCATCAAGGTCTTTTAGTTGATAAGAAATGACGATTTAGAGCATCAGAAAAATCTTAAAAGTGTTCTAGTTGAGGTTGGATTTGGATTCTTGTACTTTTTATTAAACAATTTGGCACTTGAATAGTAGTCTTGATGAGTTTCCAGGTGTTTTCATatgttatatatacatatatgtagatatatatatacacacttttTAAGCACCCTATTGATTTTTGAAAGATCAGAGTGTGAAAGGTTTCTATAACACTATTACTTATTAGTTTTGGAGAATATTGAGAAGGGAAAAAAGCTACATGGGTGTTTTCACATCACATGCAAACTCTGCAGATTAAAGAGGGTTTTTGAGTGTCTTATGGTTCATTTAAGCCACAAGCCAAGTTTTTTCTCCAAAGAGAAAATTTTAGGCAGAGATTCTTGCAGGTTTTTGGGAACAGTTTAATAATTTTCCAGTAACTTTCGGTTTTCTCTCTCTCAGTTTCTTTCTGAGGTAAGTTACTTTGAAAAAGACTACATTCATGCACTAAACAACAGTCACAAATGTTCTTTCCTTGTAACCAACTTATTCTATGTAAAAAGGAAAGCCttcaaatgttttttttttctttttcctaagCCATTACTCCTTCTACCTAATGGTTCTGACATGATTGTATAGAcatatcaaattatctaacggaTATGAAAACAATGATTGGCAGATTATTCTTAAAAGAGATGGTTGTAGCCAATGCAATCAAAGGCCTAGTTTCTGTTTTAGTGATTATGGTGTTGATTTTACCACAAATTGCTGCTCAAGTTCTTCCACCAGCTGATTCTCCATCAGGTAATATATGGTTTCTTTCAGATTTTCTTTTATACCTTTGTGTTTATTCACATTGAAAGCTGTATTACTTGAAggactaataataattaatgttgCATATTCTCCATGTCTTTCAAAATTGTCTAAAAATGAGGAACATTATGTCTATATTTGTTGCAGATAATGCACCAGAACAGATTTGGCAGCTTGATAATACTGTTAGAGTGGATCCTTTAGATAATTTAAGAAAGTACAAAGGAGGATTTGACATCACCAACAAGCACTATTGGAGTGTATAAATCTTTCTCAACTCTAAGTTTCATAGACCAATGATATATATGAAATATTGTTAACACTTCCTTAATGTTTTGTAGTCAGTGATCTTCACAGGAGTTTATGGATATGCAATTGGGATCCTCTTCCTTTTTTGTGGAACATTATATGGAGGTTGTTTGTTAGTAACAACCAAGTTCTATGGCAAAAGTGAGAAACCAAAAAGGGTGAAGAATGTGTTTCCTTACAAGAGTTTTGATGTTTCAATTATCCCTTTGGCTATATTGCTCACCATATTAGCCATGTAAGTTATTCATTTCGTCCTCGGACATCGAGCCAACTCACTCTCCTTGACAAATTCCATGGCTTTCCACAATTCATGTATGCATGGATGTTTGATTTTGTAGAGTTGCAACTGGGCTTGTTCTTGCTGGGAGTGCAAGATTCCATTCTGAAGCAGAAA contains:
- the LOC112771849 gene encoding uncharacterized protein, producing the protein MANPSGNHQEQTHVSSSLNGNNNPEASASASALAMKHNPGISLDWTPEEQAILEDGLSKYASETNIVRYAKIALQLQSKTVRDVALRVRWMNKKENSKRRKDDHNLTRKSKDKKERVSDAGAKSSHFPARSNVPPYAPPMITMDNDDGIPCTAIGGPTGELLEQNAQALNQISANLSSFMIQDNINLFCQTRDNILKIMNELNDSPEVMKQMPPLPVKVNDDLANSILPRTTLPTQS